The Roseofilum reptotaenium CS-1145 genome has a window encoding:
- the trmB gene encoding tRNA (guanosine(46)-N7)-methyltransferase TrmB, protein MARVRVRQHVNPLSRKFQEPVGIPNWSEIYPHLQHPLHLDIGCGRGRFLWEIAQQRGDWNFLGLEIREPLVTEANEWRDRQNLTNLHYLFCNVNISLKDILTSLPENTLHYVSIQFPDPWFKHRHQKRRVVQDEVVDILSQFMSSGGQVLLQSDVEDVALQMRSLFDRHADFSCSHDWLEENPLPVQTEREIATYAKGERVYRVMFERL, encoded by the coding sequence TTGGCACGAGTGCGTGTGCGTCAGCATGTTAATCCATTAAGCCGCAAATTTCAAGAGCCGGTAGGGATTCCCAATTGGTCAGAAATTTATCCTCACTTACAGCATCCTCTCCATCTCGATATTGGTTGTGGACGGGGGCGCTTTTTGTGGGAAATAGCGCAACAAAGAGGGGACTGGAACTTCCTAGGGCTAGAAATTCGGGAACCTCTAGTGACAGAAGCGAATGAATGGCGCGATCGCCAGAATTTAACGAATCTCCATTATCTTTTTTGTAATGTTAATATATCCCTAAAAGATATCCTCACGTCTCTACCCGAAAATACTCTACATTATGTGAGCATCCAATTCCCCGATCCTTGGTTTAAACATCGACATCAAAAACGGCGCGTGGTTCAGGATGAAGTGGTCGATATTCTGTCTCAGTTTATGAGTTCTGGGGGTCAGGTTCTCCTGCAATCTGATGTGGAAGATGTGGCATTACAGATGCGAAGTTTATTCGATAGGCACGCTGACTTTAGCTGTTCCCATGACTGGTTAGAGGAGAATCCTTTACCCGTACAAACGGAGCGAGAAATTGCAACCTATGCCAAAGGTGAGCGGGTTTATCGGGTGATGTTTGAACGGTTGTGA